The following are from one region of the Amedibacterium intestinale genome:
- a CDS encoding MarR family winged helix-turn-helix transcriptional regulator: MDRFELFLSGIHSIYRNIQQIKSAEMEELGLKGTHFLCLYYLHKSEIPLTPVQLSKKCLLDKAAISRIIKQLIEKNLVFYEETTEKRRYRNALSLTSKGKQITEVFMDRIDVALSKGGKGLTEEERSIFYSCLTKIKNNLQEIVDDGGVL; encoded by the coding sequence ATGGATCGATTTGAACTATTTTTATCTGGCATTCATTCTATCTATCGAAATATACAGCAAATCAAAAGTGCAGAAATGGAAGAACTGGGATTAAAAGGAACCCATTTTCTATGTCTATATTACCTGCATAAAAGTGAAATACCTTTAACACCTGTACAGTTAAGTAAGAAATGTCTATTAGATAAAGCTGCAATTTCCAGAATTATCAAACAGCTAATAGAAAAAAATCTTGTTTTTTATGAAGAAACAACAGAAAAACGTCGTTATCGCAATGCATTATCTTTAACTTCAAAAGGAAAACAAATTACAGAAGTTTTTATGGATCGTATTGATGTTGCCTTGTCAAAAGGTGGAAAAGGATTAACAGAAGAAGAAAGAAGTATATTTTACTCCTGTCTAACAAAGATAAAAAACAATCTGCAGGAAATTGTAGATGATGGAGGAGTCTTATGA
- a CDS encoding aldehyde dehydrogenase family protein, translating to MKKQYGEDPLKNSDYGKIINEKHFFRIVQLINSDKVVYGGNTNKNTLQIEPTVMDHVTWGDAVMQEEIFGPILPVLTYRNLDELIMLLQSKEHPLAFYVFSSKKETIKKLTTTCQFGGGCINDTIIHLANSQMGFGGVGASGMGSYHGKIGFETFSHRKSIVDKKTWLDLPMRYQPYTSLYERMVRFFLK from the coding sequence ATCAAAAAACAATATGGTGAAGATCCACTAAAGAATTCAGACTATGGAAAAATTATCAATGAGAAACATTTCTTTCGTATTGTTCAGCTGATCAATTCTGATAAAGTTGTATATGGCGGAAATACAAATAAAAACACTTTGCAGATCGAACCTACGGTAATGGATCATGTAACATGGGGTGATGCAGTTATGCAGGAAGAAATTTTTGGACCTATTCTGCCAGTATTAACCTATCGTAACCTTGATGAATTGATTATGCTTTTACAATCTAAAGAACATCCACTAGCATTCTATGTCTTCTCCAGCAAGAAAGAAACTATTAAAAAACTGACAACAACATGTCAGTTTGGAGGAGGATGTATAAATGATACGATTATTCACCTTGCCAACTCTCAAATGGGATTTGGCGGTGTAGGTGCAAGTGGAATGGGTTCTTATCATGGAAAAATTGGTTTTGAAACATTCTCTCATCGAAAAAGTATTGTTGACAAAAAGACATGGCTGGATCTTCCTATGCGTTATCAGCCATATACTTCTCTATACGAAAGAATGGTTCGTTTTTTCTTAAAATAA
- a CDS encoding SDR family NAD(P)-dependent oxidoreductase, translated as MSKNVFDDLKNKVVVVTGGTRGIGFATVKAFLQQGSKVVMLGSRKETVDKALHELSEYKDTIMGRYIDLNDLSACIDLLKEVLQEWGSVDVLINNAGVSDSKHFYSYEDADFDRVMNINLRSVFLMSKAAAEVMKKQKKGVILNTSSMVSIYGQPAGVAYPTSKFAVNGMTKSLARELGKDGIRVNAVAPGIIATDMVKALDPNMISAMAKGVPVQRLGEPEDIANAFLFLASDMASYISGAVLSVDGAYVLG; from the coding sequence ATGAGTAAAAATGTATTTGATGATTTAAAAAACAAGGTAGTCGTGGTTACTGGTGGAACTAGAGGAATTGGCTTTGCGACAGTGAAAGCTTTCTTGCAGCAGGGAAGCAAGGTTGTTATGCTGGGTTCTAGAAAAGAAACGGTAGATAAAGCATTACATGAGTTAAGTGAGTATAAGGATACTATCATGGGACGCTATATTGATTTAAATGATTTATCGGCATGTATTGATCTTTTAAAAGAAGTTTTACAAGAATGGGGAAGTGTTGATGTATTGATCAATAATGCAGGTGTATCTGACTCCAAACATTTCTATTCCTATGAAGATGCTGATTTTGATCGTGTTATGAATATTAATCTTCGCTCTGTATTCTTAATGAGCAAAGCAGCTGCAGAAGTCATGAAAAAGCAGAAAAAAGGGGTTATCTTAAATACAAGTTCTATGGTAAGTATTTATGGACAGCCTGCCGGAGTTGCTTATCCTACAAGTAAATTTGCAGTTAACGGGATGACTAAATCATTGGCAAGAGAGCTTGGAAAAGATGGAATTCGTGTAAATGCGGTAGCACCTGGTATCATTGCGACAGATATGGTAAAGGCATTAGATCCAAATATGATTTCAGCAATGGCAAAAGGAGTTCCTGTGCAGCGTTTAGGGGAACCAGAAGATATTGCGAATGCATTTCTGTTTTTAGCAAGTGACATGGCATCGTATATCAGTGGTGCTGTTTTATCCGTAGATGGAGCATATGTATTAGGATAA
- a CDS encoding iron-containing alcohol dehydrogenase: MNLIKKVYCRTYQSVFRCALPLLPYRKPKILNDYEACISLLKEKNISSLLLVSDESIRSLHLTKSLENHLKQNDIQCIIYDKTVANPTSDNVEEARELYIKNSCQAIIGFGGGSCIDCAKAVGARIARPKKSLDKMEGILKVLRKLPLLIAIPTTAGTGSETTLAAVITDGKTRHKYPMNDFSLIPHYAVLDPMVTLSLPAHISATTGMDALTHAIEAYIGRSTTKETRKDALEAVKLIFSNLPKVVENGNDIEARKHMLHASFLAGSAFTKSYVGYVHAVAHSLGGKYNIAHGLANAILLPNVLEAYEESAYKKLHKLSCAAGLSNDKEDEKTSALKFIQAIKDMQKKFHIPNTIPQIKKEDIEELAAYADKEANPLYPVPKLMDAKQLEKFYIQVMEENK; the protein is encoded by the coding sequence ATGAATCTGATTAAAAAAGTATATTGCAGAACCTATCAAAGCGTATTTCGATGTGCACTTCCGTTGCTTCCTTATCGAAAGCCAAAGATTTTAAATGATTATGAAGCCTGTATTTCATTATTAAAAGAAAAAAATATTTCTTCTTTACTTTTGGTAAGTGATGAAAGTATTCGAAGTCTTCATCTGACAAAGTCATTGGAAAATCATCTGAAACAAAACGATATTCAATGTATTATATATGATAAAACCGTTGCCAATCCTACAAGCGACAATGTAGAAGAAGCAAGAGAACTGTATATTAAAAACAGCTGTCAGGCAATTATTGGCTTTGGCGGAGGTTCTTGTATAGATTGTGCAAAAGCAGTAGGAGCACGCATCGCAAGACCAAAGAAAAGCCTAGATAAAATGGAAGGTATTTTAAAAGTATTGCGAAAACTGCCTTTGTTGATTGCAATTCCCACAACTGCCGGAACAGGAAGCGAAACAACCCTTGCAGCCGTCATTACCGATGGCAAGACACGACATAAATACCCAATGAACGACTTCTCCCTGATTCCTCACTATGCTGTTTTAGATCCTATGGTTACCCTATCCCTTCCTGCACACATAAGTGCTACAACAGGCATGGATGCTCTCACACATGCCATAGAAGCTTATATTGGACGTTCTACCACAAAAGAAACAAGAAAAGATGCGCTGGAAGCAGTGAAACTGATTTTTTCTAACTTGCCAAAAGTGGTAGAAAACGGAAATGACATAGAAGCAAGAAAACATATGCTGCATGCCTCTTTTTTAGCAGGAAGTGCCTTTACCAAATCGTATGTGGGCTATGTCCATGCAGTAGCACATTCCCTTGGTGGAAAATATAATATAGCACATGGTTTGGCAAATGCAATCTTACTTCCCAATGTATTGGAAGCTTATGAAGAAAGTGCATATAAAAAATTACATAAACTATCCTGTGCAGCAGGACTAAGCAATGATAAGGAAGATGAAAAAACCAGTGCTTTAAAATTTATACAGGCAATCAAAGATATGCAGAAAAAATTTCATATTCCAAACACGATTCCTCAAATCAAAAAAGAAGATATAGAAGAATTAGCTGCTTATGCAGATAAAGAAGCAAACCCTTTATATCCAGTACCAAAATTAATGGATGCAAAACAGCTAGAAAAATTTTATATACAAGTCATGGAGGAAAACAAATGA
- a CDS encoding phosphatase PAP2 family protein, which produces MLRFFKEKHIWIIPVYTVFYLVSFYWLEQRDINQFHLIHTPLDDVIPFLPIFIIPYLLWFGYIAAVVAYFALFNKNVKEYWQLMATLGVGMTVFLIISWLYPNMQQLRPVLDGTNGFWTGLVANLYAVDTNTNIFPSIHVFNSIAVCIAIFECKTLKNHKGIKTGCFVLSVLIVLSTMFLKQHSLVDVICAMLLNGLCYILFNTSFLLKRYMRLKEYLQNRREVQASDDIKRML; this is translated from the coding sequence ATGTTACGATTTTTTAAAGAAAAACATATCTGGATCATTCCTGTATATACCGTTTTTTATTTAGTTAGTTTTTATTGGCTGGAGCAGCGCGATATTAATCAGTTTCATCTTATTCATACACCATTAGATGATGTAATTCCATTTCTGCCAATTTTTATTATTCCTTATCTTTTATGGTTTGGATATATTGCTGCCGTTGTTGCGTATTTTGCGTTATTTAATAAAAATGTAAAAGAATACTGGCAGTTAATGGCTACTTTAGGAGTAGGAATGACAGTATTTTTAATAATTTCATGGTTATATCCTAATATGCAGCAGCTTCGTCCTGTATTAGATGGCACTAATGGTTTTTGGACTGGTTTGGTAGCAAATTTATATGCAGTTGATACGAATACAAATATATTCCCAAGTATTCATGTGTTTAATTCAATCGCAGTATGTATTGCGATATTTGAGTGTAAAACATTAAAAAATCATAAAGGAATAAAAACAGGCTGTTTTGTGTTAAGTGTTTTGATTGTCTTATCTACCATGTTTTTAAAACAGCATTCCCTTGTAGATGTTATTTGTGCAATGTTGCTGAATGGATTATGCTATATCTTGTTCAATACTTCTTTCTTGCTGAAACGATACATGCGTCTAAAAGAGTATTTGCAAAATAGAAGAGAAGTACAAGCTAGTGATGATATTAAAAGAATGTTATAA
- a CDS encoding aldehyde dehydrogenase family protein: MKKEEIQALIEKQRLYYLSGETLDVQYRINALKTLKTAILKYEQEIEEALKKDLGKSYFESYMCEVGLSLSEISYMIKHTHSFSKEKRVRTPLAQYVSRSYTKPSPYGVTLIMSPWNYPFMLTIEPLADALAAGNTVILKPSAYSPNTTQIIKKIIDECFDEKYVALVSGGRAENTSLLEGKFDKIFFTGSVSVGKEVMRKASEHLTPVTLELGGKSPCIIDSSANIKLAAKRIVFGKFLNCGQTCVAPDYIYCEES, from the coding sequence ATGAAAAAAGAAGAAATACAGGCTTTAATTGAAAAGCAGAGATTATATTACTTAAGTGGTGAAACACTTGATGTGCAATATAGAATCAATGCTTTAAAAACATTGAAAACTGCCATTTTAAAATATGAACAGGAAATAGAAGAAGCTTTAAAAAAAGATCTAGGTAAAAGTTATTTTGAAAGCTATATGTGTGAAGTAGGACTTTCTTTAAGTGAGATTAGCTACATGATCAAACACACTCACTCTTTTTCAAAAGAAAAACGTGTTCGTACACCTTTGGCACAATATGTCTCTCGAAGTTATACAAAACCAAGTCCTTATGGTGTAACCCTCATCATGAGTCCCTGGAACTATCCATTTATGTTAACGATAGAACCTCTAGCTGATGCTTTGGCTGCCGGAAATACCGTTATCTTAAAACCAAGTGCATATTCTCCCAATACGACACAAATCATAAAGAAAATCATTGATGAATGTTTTGATGAAAAATATGTTGCGCTTGTTAGTGGAGGAAGAGCAGAAAACACATCTCTTTTAGAAGGAAAATTTGATAAAATCTTCTTTACTGGAAGCGTCAGTGTAGGAAAAGAAGTCATGCGCAAAGCAAGTGAGCATTTGACACCTGTTACATTAGAACTAGGTGGAAAAAGCCCTTGCATCATTGATTCCAGTGCAAATATAAAGCTGGCAGCTAAGCGTATTGTATTTGGAAAATTTTTAAACTGTGGACAGACTTGTGTTGCCCCAGATTATATTTATTGTGAAGAATCTTAA